The Diceros bicornis minor isolate mBicDic1 chromosome 8, mDicBic1.mat.cur, whole genome shotgun sequence genomic interval TTTAGGTCCAATGATTTGTTTCTCCAGATCTTCGAGGCAGATATCTCTCCTTCTATGACTCAAAAGGCCTGAAATGCACTAGGCAGAGCTGTCAATGCAGCTGACCCTTAAATCAAAccacaaacaaaataataagaacTCAACCATGTTCTAGGTTTCAAGTCAAATTAGACTTCATTAGGTTGTCCAAACAACTCTCCCAAGAGGTTATATAACCAAATAACACGATTTAATTTGAGGAAAATCTCATTTGTTTTGAGAAACAAAGAGTTCCAAACCGTGCACAAAACCATCTTCCAACTCTTTTGCAGCGGCATCTTCCAATGAAGCAGGTAGAACTCTTTCAACAACTCCACTGTTTGACAAATGACTCGTGTCTTGCTTGTCCCAAGGTTTCCCACAGTGATTAGGTCACATACAAGTTAGTAAAATGCAAAGAAGCAGCAAAACTTAAAGATATTGAGAAATCCCAAGAATAAGAAACATGACCAACTCATTAATTTACAATCTAGATTTAAATTCCCTTGAGAGCCTTTCCCAAGTAAAAGTTCTTTCCAGAACTGAATACATTTGGCAATCTATATGCATACAATGGTCACTACATAGACCATATGAGGACTTAGTGTTATATGTAGAAAGGCCAtttacagaaaacagaaaagcaaaaacaaaaggcTCTCAGGTTTCAGCTTTTCCAGGGTGTCAGCCAACCAGTCAACCAGAGCCTGATGGTGGACCTATTGGACAAGTGGGAGAATTTACTATCAAAAGGTTTCCTGTGGGAACTGCAAAAGAGCCCTGAGTACAGGACCACTCCGTCCAAACCCTGGTACTAAGAGACTTGACCAAACTCTAGCTTGGCTTCTAGTGTCCCCTTCTAAAGTGGCTGCCTGGGAAAGCTCCAGGTTGCCAGAAAACTTATTGTTTGTTTCAACCAAAACCTGATGATAGGCAGACAGGCCCCTGAACCCCCCTCACAGAGCAGTtactttaaacagttttatttatttatttatctttgtgaggaagatcagccctgagctaacatccatgctaatcctcctctttttgctgaggaagaccagctctgagctaacatctattcccaatcctcctcctttttctccccaaaaccccagtagatatttgtacgtcatagttgcacatccttctagttgctgtatatgggacgccccctcagcatggccgaagaagtggtgcatcagtgcgcgcctgggatccgaacctgggccgccagcaccggagcgcgtgcacttaaccgctaagccacagagccagccGGAGCAGTTACTTTAGAAAGCTTGCAATTataaaccctctctctgcccCCTGAAATGCAAATCTTCTGCTGCCCCACACTGTCTCCTCAAGGACCTGAAACCATCCCTTTGGCCTCTCACTCCCAGTCTCTGGGGGAGGATAAGGGCCTCACCCAGGTGGGCGCCTTGGACCAATCTGTATCATTGCTCCCGTCATAAAGATAGAAGCTTGTTTCTCCTCTGCATATGCTCCAATCAGCAAACCCAGACGGCACAGGCCCAGAGCCCCTTTTGCCCTTCAGTGCCCTCCCCTAGCACCGAAGCCTTTAAAAAGCCTGGCGCCTTTTCTTCCGGGGAAGTTGATTTCAGTGCAGTTCACGCTGGATTCTCTTCCCTATTGCAACAGGTATTACTCAGTAAAATCCATGCTTTCTACTTGAACTCCTGTCCAGCTTTGTTTATCTCTGACACCTCTAAGGGAGAATCCATCCTCCTGGGATAAAAACTACGCAGACTGCCACCTCCTGCAGAAACGGTCAAGTGAAACCCTCCAAACTCCTAGCAAAATTTAGAAATACTCAATAATGGTCTTCTGTTTCACACTTAGATTTTGCTCAGCTCTCCCCATATTCTGCTTTATGGCCTGGCGTTTTCTTTGGTTTAATCCCCTTAGCCACTTGACAGGTGTACACCCCTTATTGTTCTACTACTAATAACTtctacatttcatttttttaaaaaacaaattacttTTCTCTAATTACCAACGTAAAAAGAGTGAAACTGTGTCTAATTAGGCGAAAATCTTAGCGCGGCCTCAGCGGCACTCGCAACCGTCGATCTGCCGGTGGAGCTCCACGATCCGCTGCCCCATCAGCGCGGCCTCCGCGGCCTTCTTCTCCACCTTCTCGCACAGCTTCCTCACCCTCTGCTCCGCCTCGGCGCCCGGGCTCCGGCCGGGCTCCAGGGCGCGCTCCTCCGAGGCCTCCACCTCGCTCGTGATGGCGTCCAGCAGGCTCTCGATCTCCAGCAGCTTCCTGCGCGCCCGCACGTGCGCGCGCACGTGCTCGCGCTCGAGGGCGGCGACGTCGCGGCGGGCGGCGTCGAGCGCGGGGCTCAGGAGCCTCTCCCAGTCCTCCTCGGGCTCCCGCTCCTCGTCCGCATCCAGGGGCTGCATCGCGCGGCCGCCGCCCCGCGGCCCGGTCACCGCGCCCGAGAGGCCGGCCGGCTGACAGCGAGTGCCGGGCGCGGCGGCAGCGCCACTGTGACGAGCGACAGGTTCTTGAGTTTTGtctactttttaataaaactacTTTCCAGAAGTTTTCGCCTTAAAATAGCGAAAGCCACGTCCAAGATGGCCCCCCAGCCGTCAACCAGCGCTCAGTTTCTTTGCAGCCCCTTTCACGACAGACCGGGACCCGTTTACGTCCACGCCCCAGGCGAAAACCCCGAGCTACAACGCGCGTGCGCTCTCCGGTGGTGGTCTCAGTCTGGGTTTTGGAGGGCCGCGCATGCGCAGTTGTGCGCGCTGGTCTCCTTTCCTGGTTGTGGCCCTTCCTTGCGGGGGCGTTGGGGTTAGCTCTTCCGGCGTAGGCCGGCATACTCACGAAGTTTTCGGGGCATGGGTTTCAACACAGCGTTGCAAAAGTGGCTTTTCCACACCCGAAATGCAGTTACACCAAAATCCGT includes:
- the LOC131409283 gene encoding MORF4 family associated protein 1 like 2-like translates to MQPLDADEEREPEEDWERLLSPALDAARRDVAALEREHVRAHVRARRKLLEIESLLDAITSEVEASEERALEPGRSPGAEAEQRVRKLCEKVEKKAAEAALMGQRIVELHRQIDGCECR